GCAAGCCCACCTGTCACCGTGCCCCACACCCCATACCGGTTTCTCGTCCCCATCCAGCACATCCTCTTTGGTGAAGAGCCGTAGGCAGTCCATGAGAGTCACCTCCCCGTAGCTTTTCTGTGGGAGCACAGCACGGGTCAGGGACAGGGTGTGTGGGGCAGGGGACTGGGGGTTGGTGGGGACCCCTTACCTTGGGGATAGGCAGGGACAAGTCCCAGAAGGGGTCAAAGGCTGTGGAGCAGTAGCCACACTCACTGCAGGTCAGTGAACTCTTCAGCTGCCCAACAAAGAGGTCTGGTGGGGATGGGACAAAGCAGGATGAGACCcctggctcccagccctgctcctgacccagccctgccctcctctcccctcagcACTGCTCACCACCAATGCGGCTGTCCTCCCTCTCCTGGTACCTCTTCCACATCTGGCGGCTCTTCTCATCATCACTGCAAGAGGTTGGGGAGACAGCATGGTACTGAGTGTGGCCTGGGGATGCCAGTCCCTGTGACCCAGCACAGAGGGACCTGCATGGTCACCGTCCCTGGGCTGGGCTTGAAGGCAGCAAGCTCCTCCGTGGGGCTTGTCCACTGCTTCTGCCCCAGCCAGAACTTACGGGAGGTGGTCCAGGGTGTCGGTGCTGGCCCGTGGCCGCACTAGCACACGGTTCACCTCGCTGTGCAGCCCGTCAAGGAGGAACCGCAAGAATTCCTGTGCATCCTGCTGGCTGCAAGTCACAGGGCACAGCCAGTGAGCAGTGACAGGGGCtcagctcccccctcccccctgccacccctgcACCGACAGCCCTTACTTGTAGCCAACAAAGCGGGGGGCATATCTCTGGATCTGTGTCTTGAATTCGGAGGGGCTCACGCTGTCGTTGGGGGACGAGGTCCAGAGCAGCTGAATCAGTTTTGCAAACTCTGTGGGCAGAGAGGCAGGTCAGCAGCGCAGCTGGCCCCACCCAGGGGCATGGCATTGCCGTCCCCTCCAGGGGAGAGCTCAGCACCCCACTCTGAGGTCCCTGTGGCCAACCCCGGCCCCTCTAGAGGGAGGATTTGATCCTCCTACTGGCTGGGCACCCACAACACAGCGCCtgtcccagcagggctgggaagaaGCACCGACCTCTGGGTGGAGGTCCCCCAGGACATGGGGTGGCCCAGGGGAGCAAGGATGTGCTGCAGGGAGCCAGGGGCTGGTGAGTGACAGCTACCTGACATAAGCGCGGTGCGCATGCGGCTGTTGTTGTTGAGGTCCCGCAGGTACTGGTTCTGCAGGCAGTAATCCCGCAGCTCCTTGGTGTTGCTCAGGCACTGCAGGATGGAGTTCATGAAGCACTGGgggaggcagaagagaaaaccATGGCAACgggaggcagagggaagcaGGCAGTGGCAGGGGGACacctggggtgggagggcagAGGATAGGGACGAAGCAGTGCAGAGCATGGGAACCCCTTCCTCAGCCAGCATTATCTGGAGTGgggtgcagggagctgctggggtgtgagtgtgggtgctgggggtgaggCAAAGGGACGGGGCTCCCCACTGCCCCACAGATGTGCCTGCAGAAGAGCATGGTGTGAGCTAGGGCTGTGCAGCCAGGTGCCTGGGTAAGCACTCACCGTATTGCCGAGGTTTCGCAGGCCGGTCAGCCCCTGCACTGCCTtggagctctgcagagagaaggaacaggGCTGAGACAgtgcccagcacaggctggcCATGGCTGTGGGCAGCCCAGTGAGGCCATGGTGCCACGGGCATCCACGTGCAACAGACCCTCAAAGGCAAGCAGAGGCCGCATCCCTCTGTGGGCATCATGGGCAGAGCCAGCaccccagctgctctctgcacCGATTGCACACAGGACCACGGCAGAGGACCCAGTGGGAAGCCACGGCTGGCCTGCCCCATCCTGcttgcctggctgctgctgctcagctcccTGGCCCAGGGCAATGCACAGGGCTCAAAGTTCTCCCTGCCTGGAGACAGTGCTGCCCcatgccctgggctgcaggccAGGCCAGCCaccactgctgcctgc
This sequence is a window from Phalacrocorax aristotelis chromosome 22, bGulAri2.1, whole genome shotgun sequence. Protein-coding genes within it:
- the USP2 gene encoding ubiquitin carboxyl-terminal hydrolase 2 isoform X2: MRDSYTVTLPEEPPALPDLHKDLRPRTSMPGSLLVSTFVGLVLNKTKSSKAVQGLTGLRNLGNTCFMNSILQCLSNTKELRDYCLQNQYLRDLNNNSRMRTALMSEFAKLIQLLWTSSPNDSVSPSEFKTQIQRYAPRFVGYNQQDAQEFLRFLLDGLHSEVNRVLVRPRASTDTLDHLPDDEKSRQMWKRYQEREDSRIGDLFVGQLKSSLTCSECGYCSTAFDPFWDLSLPIPKKSYGEVTLMDCLRLFTKEDVLDGDEKPTCCRCKARTRCTKKFSIQKFPKILVLHLKRFSEARIRTSKLTTFVNFQLKDLDLREFASQTCNHAIYNLYAVSNHSGTTMGGHYTAYCKSPVSGEWHSFNDSRVTPMSSSHVRSSDAYLLFYELASPSSRM